TTGATCGCATGTTTCTGGTTATAAAAAGATCAGTTGTAAAAAGTTCTTGCAATGGAGATGGAACTTGTTTGCCCGAAACTTTTGAGTTATAGCTACTTAACTACGGAGTAGTAAGTTTTAAGTTGCAATAGAGATtaaaagttaatatataatataataattggcCCCATAAATAAATTTAGATCATCTTCTATTGGAAACCACTGCTCTGaaattctctctaattacaagctTCCAGTACTACAATTTTGCAATCTTTATTGTTTCTTCGACTTATCTACCTGGTATGGCTTCAAATAACTCACTCTTTACGTCTTGTCATGTTTTTGATGAAACTCACCAGTCACCATAGAATTATCTTCTGTCTACCAAAATATGTTGAAACAGGAAAGCTTAAATCGCATACCATATGTTTGATGAAAATCCCCATACAACTGTGTATTACTTATTCTGTCTCCGTTATATAAAGTAGTCTTTGAATATAGCAGGTGATTTTTCTTCGCGCTgtaggttttttttttaaaatattttttttttttttttttttttttttttttttttttttatcgaaaTTTTCTTTACGATCAATTAATTTGATAGTTTAATATGTTTCTTATAAGTAGTGTAAAACTGAAAACTGACCCATGTCTGGGTATCATAATTATGTTGATTTGTTTTCAAAATAAATCCAAGTCATGCCATCTAACTTTCATAAGAGAAACATAATATATTATTTAGACATTAACGTTAGTTAGAATTTAGTTACATTGTCTTTAAGTTCTCCtctacaaaattggatattttattGATTTCGAAGAGGAAAAATGGATCATCTTAATCTTAACCGCTGCATTTTTATGTCATCATATGTTTTTGTATCTGTGATCATGATCAATGGCTATCAACTTGTTCCAGCGTTATGCATCTTCGGCGATTCTGTAATGGATGCCGGAAACAACAATTATCTACCCACTTTTCTCCGAGCCAACTTTCTTCCTTATGGAAGAGATTTTGTAACTCATGAACCTACTGGTAGATTTTGCAATGGAAAATTAGCTGTAGATTACACTGGTAAGTGTTAAATCTCAATCTTGACGTTTTCTTGATATTTAGTCgtaattcttattattatattgatttagtgctgaatggttgataataatctgaatgattcaaaggtttTGAATGAAATTGATTCTGAATGACAGTaacctgtttgataatcatttttaaCGGATATTGTGAATgatgtaaaattaccttattaaccttTAACATGAATAAAAACTACAATGTAGTTGTTTAATAAGTGTTACTAATATAAATTAAAGAAAATTCAGAGgtaaaccattccattaagaggtaaacaaacacacCCTTACTAAATTTGATAAGATCTAGCTCTTACACATTTTTCGAGGTCGAAGGTACAAATCCCAATCACTGCAAACAATTTACAGGATTCATAGCATTTACTACTTAAATATCCATATTTTTGCTCTAGCCTGATGGTTGCTCTTCGGTATTTGTTCATAACTATTTTTCACATGTATTTTTTATGAGCAGCTGAATACCTTGGATTTCGTACATACCCACCACCATACCTAAGTGCCGCCAACGGAACCCTACTTCTAAATGGTGCCAACTTTGCTTCTGCCGGTTCTGGTTTTTACCACCGAACGGCAAGACTATATGTAATAATCTCTCATTTTTCCCTTCTTCAATTAAGGTTTGTGCATATCCAACTATATGCTGATAGAAAACAGAATTTGAGATTATAGTCTCTCTAATGTAGATTGTAATCTTGACTCGTTTACGCACTGGTAAAGTTTTATTCTTCAATTTGGTTATGTTTTATTCTTAACATTACAAACTGGTAAAGTTGAAATTAACTCATAAGGGAAAATGTGAAATTGAGTCAGAACGGTCAAAGTGTCAAATGGATCAATAATCGGCGAAatgttttttcttttttatttgaactaaaattttctttGTTATCATTTTCTTTAAACGTGGATCCTGTATTATATTAGACACACTAATATACAGTGAGCTGAATCCTAATCCAACACTGCCATTTGTCTTTCTGATTAATAGTTTTTCGAATCTTGTAGCAATCAATCACATTAACACGCCAGATAGCATATTATCGGGACTGGCAAGACCAAGTGGTGAATATAGTAGGACATAAGAGAACAAATGCCATATTTTCAAGAGGAATTCACATTTTATGTGCAGGAAACAGTGATTTTCTCCAGCATTACTACATCAGTCCCCTTTTGAACAGAATGTATACACCTTCACAGTTTTCAAAAATTCTATTAAATTCATATTATGCCTTCGTAGAGGTAAAATAACTTTTTTAGAACCTCATAAAATAAACCACATtgcacacatatttttttttttttttttttttagatttttgttCTAAgtttatatgatatatgatatgtgTAGAGTCTTTATAGTTTAGGAGTAAGAAGGATCGGAGTAACAACGTTACCGCCAGTTGGATGTTTGCCAGCTGCTATTACTCTTTTTGGTGATAAAACTAGAGGATGCGTATCCAGGTTTAACAACGACGCAATGATGTTTAACAACAAGCTAAATGAAACATCCCAGAGATTAGTGGCACAATTTCCAGGCCTAAAACTCGTTATCTTCGACATTTACCATCCCCTGCTTGATATAATCACAAATCCTAGCAATAATGGTAACATTCTGACATTTTCAACCTCTtgttatttttgttttgtttttcttcaTGACTATTGCTTGGGATTGGGTTGTGACAAGATGGGTGGGTCAGTTGGTTGGGTAATGGGGGTGACGGGCAGTGGCGAATCTAGGATGGAAATTTAATGGAGTCCTAATTTTCTTTTTCCATTCATAATTAttaagttagtttactttcaaaaaCTATAAATCCTGCAATATTTAAGAATATTTAAgagtatttaataaaatttaaagaTAGTGGGGTCATGGGACCCAATGACCCACTAGGTTGATTCGCCAATGGTGACGGTCATAATGGGATTGGATTTTTCTGGGATAAAATAATGGGATTGGGTTGAAATGAACCGTTTGTAGTATGGGTAAAAAAAGTTAACAAAGACTAAATTACTGGTCCAAAACAGGCCGGGTCGGATTGTATTTTCTACAAACACTTTTTGTCAATTAATAATTAGTCCGTAATAAGTTAAGCACAAATGATGTTTAGAAACACAATAGTATTAAAGTACTAATTTAGATATTATGGATCAACAATTTGACACGTTTGACTAGCTTGTGACGCTTTCATTTATATTTAGATTTTGTTTGGATCAAACATAACTCAGATCATATGTCTACTATTCAATACATCTGATTCAAGTGTTCGAATTTCATCTATATTTAGAGCCCGTTTGGGATTCAACATAACCCAAATCTGTATGTTAGTAGGTAAACGAGTCAAAATTTGTCACTTTCTGTTAGAACACTGATTGATTTTAATGATGTGTAGACTTTTATGAGTCAAGGAGAGGTTGCTGTGGAACTGGGATATTTGAGACGTCGTTTCTTTGCAATGCAAACTCCATAGGTACTTGCTCGAATGCAACAGGTTATGTGTTTTGGGATGGATTTCATCCTTCTGAAGCTGCTAACCGAATCTTGGCACAGACTCAACTTGCGCAAGGGCTAAACTTAATTTTTTATAACTGTTACATTTATAATATGAAATGGCTTATATGTATCTCTGTTTGTATTAAGTTGACAATGTTCTTTTGCAAGATGTTCAAAATCTAACATAATCGGTGTAACTTATTGACAGTATAAATCTGATGTAGTTTTATCCCTATGTCAAAAAAAGATCTTGAATTGAAAGTTAGAACCTTATTTCAAGAATGGAGGAtcatatatgaaattgaataaaattaAAAAGATTGTCACACCATTTTCCTTTCTTTCCATCTTGGTCACTCGAAACTAACAGCTTCTCTAACTTTCTTTGTCACTTCTTAAAAACGGTCAAGATTAAAGAAAACCCATATTTGCTCATACAGTATTAAAGTAGTTATCTTTGACAAAGTTTTAGTTGGAAATTAGGACAAGTCTTTTAAAAGTATATGTTTGTGTGAACTTGTTAAAATGGTTGATCAATCAGGGAAAAAGAAATGGAGTATTCCACGTGTCGACTCTTAATCTTATCGTGTATTGCCGTCTCCATTAACATGATTCACAGCAACCCTCTTGTTCCAGCGTTATGCATCTTCGGTGACTCTTCAATGGACGTAGGAAACAACAATCACTTTATGACTTTACTCAAAGCAAACTTCTTACCTTATGGAAGAGACTTCATAACTCATAAACCGACAGGTCGGTTCTGCAATGGGAAATTAGCAGTAGATTATGCCGGTAATTTTCTCACAATCTCAACTAAATCCAGAATATAAAttcagtaaaatttgttagaagttTCACTTTTTTCCCAAGTTTCTGTTTGTTTTGCATGTACGTGTTGTACCAGCAGCTGAATACCTAGGATTCAAAACATACCCACTACCTTACCTGAGTGCAACCAACGAAACTCTCCTAACAGGAGCCAACTTTGCCTCTGCCGGTACCGGTTTTTATGACAAGACaacattattatttgtaatatttctCTTTTCTTTGTAACTGAAGTTCAACTCATACGTTCGATACTAGAGATGGATTATGAATGCAGAAGTCATTCAAGTATTCAACTATTTACATCAATATTACTCCCCTTTGCAAATTAATTGTCCATATATGACTATCACAACATTATATTCTTTTATAAGATGACCATTTTATCCTTTCTGTTGATGGTTGCTCTTGCTTCATTAGGAGTATATAAAAAAATAGTTAATTATATCCATTTATTTAGTTAATTATGGTCATTGGTATGGTGTAGCAAGCGATTACGTTACCAAGACAGGTATCGTATTATGAGGACTGGCGGAACCGAGTGGCAAGAAAAGTTGGAAAAGAAAGAGCTTATGCAATGATTTCAGGTGGAATTCACATCTTAAGTGCAGGAAGCAGTGACTTTCTACAGAATTACTACATCAACCCTTTGTTGAACACAATCTATACACCTTCACAGTTTTCAGATATTCTGTTGACATCATACAACACCTTCGTACAGGTATTCAATATATTACTTGTATTGTACAGGGTTAAGTCCATGGGTAAACGGGTAAACTGATAAGGTTTCCTTTGTTTACACTATCATATGTATTTTTAGTCAGATGTGCATCATTTATAAGTAACAACCAGTCTAAGTTTTACCAATGACTGAATCTATACTTGTTTGGTTGCCCAATATGGGGCGTGTGCTTTGCCGTCAAATCTAGCTGGCCAATTTAACGCCATTTGACGGATGTTGCTTTACTTTTGACACAAATTGTGCGTCAGTCACAAACAAAACGGAAAAAATATATGCGTTGGATTTTTTTATACCCACTCTGCCAATCATGATTTGACACGTAAATATCtataatattaatttatttttattcgATCTTCCAatcgtatatttttttttttgaaaggcaagtagaATTGAAATAAAAACCAACCGAAGAACAGAAGAATGAGAAGGACCAACAAAAGAAAGGCCCAactcaaaaaaaaacaaaaacgcaaGAGCTAATTTGCAAAGATTGCAAAAAACCAATACACGAATCTAAGTCATACTAAGATAAACACTAGGATTATTCAACCAAGTCAACCAATCGAAATTTTTTCCTTTTGTTCTTCTCGAAATCCATTCGAAGGATTTAATTTGAATTTCATTTAGAGCCACCGGAGCGGTCCAACTTTTACCGCGGAAGACCATATTGTTCCGATTTTTCCAAATAAAATATGCACAAACCCATTCAATTGCTTGCCAAATTTGTTTCCCAAACTCGGAAGCCATACTCGATAAGTTTCCACGAAGAATTTCCCCAACGCTTAGGTTTGAAAATTGCCCCAAGTTCCACCATCCATATACACGATTCCAAAGCTCCATTGAGTGTTTGCAGAAAATCAGAGAGTGATCAACGGATTCTAAGTCATCATCGCATAGTGGACAACGCACGGTATGTAAATCGACGCCTCTTTTATCAAGTTCACACCTCACCGGTAATCGCCTTTTGAGCGCACGCCAAACAAAGATTTCCAACTTTCTAGGAACTAGTTTATTTCGCAATGTCTCCATGTTCCCAATATGGTTCGCTTGATACTGATCATTGATGAGTTTTGAGAGTTTCTTGACCGTAAACAATCCGGACGAAGCAAGAGACCATTGCCAAGAATCACGTTCCCCCTGATGAAAATTGTGGGCCGAAATAAGAGTGATAAGGTTCGCCAGCTCAGTCTCACTTCTGCCAGTGGGCCTGCGAGCCCAATCCCAAATGAAAACAGGCCCTGCATCTGTGATTTGAATACGAGAATTAACTGTAGCTGCCTTGGTCCTCTCTAGCTGATATAGTCTTGTGAATCTGGAGCTCAGTTTAACATTCCCGATCCACAAGTCGTCCCAAAATGATGTTGAGTTTCCGTTTCCAATTTTTTTGACGAAAGAATTTTTGAAACTAATGCCAAGATCTTCTATTGCTTTTCCTGCAACAATAATGTTATACCAAGTGCCCGGAAATGAAACCCGAAGTGAATCGGGATCCAACTCCAAACCACCATTCGAACCATAAATACTACGAATTATTCTAACCCAGAGTGAATCggcttcggttttaaacctccaccaccactttcccaATAGAGCAAGATTTTTGTTATTTAAATTCCCAATATTTAACCCCCCATTTTCAAAAGACATAGTGACAtgttcccatttaacccaagaaatTTTAGAACCCGAAtctgacccgccccaaaagaaagaaCGACGTAACCTCTCAAGAATTTTTAACACGCATTGCGGAGCACGGAAGAGTGAGAAATAATACAATGGGAGACTAGATAAAACCGAGTTAATAAGGACTATTCTTCCCCCAAATGACATCGATCGCATTCTCCAACTTGATAATCTTTTTTTAAACTTGTCAATTACCGGGATCCAGTCACTTGATTTATTCATCCTCGACCCAATTGTTAAACCAAGATAAGAAAACGGAAACTTTCCGACTTGACAACCAATACGATTAGCCACATGATttacttcatcaaaatctacaccaATACCATATAGGCAACTTTTTTGGAGATTAACTTTTAACCCCGAGGCCAACTCAAAGCATTTTAGGAGGTTTCGAATACTGTAGACATTTTCTCTAGACCATTTCCCAAGAAAAATAGTATCATCGGCGTATTGAAGATGCGATAACAATACTTTATCCCTCCCAATTTCCACACCTTTTAATAGGCCCGAGTTCATAGCCGCTTTGACTAAAATGTTCAACCCTTCTGCGGCCAGAATGAATAAAAAAGGAGATAGCGGGTCCCCTTGTCGTACCCCCCGACTTAGGTTAAACTCGTTTGTCGGCGACCCATTGATGAGAATAGAAATGGAAGCCGAACTCAAGCATGCATATATCCACTTCCTCCATTTGACACCGAAACCCATACTTTTCATTACTTCCATAAGAAAATTCCAATTAAGACAATCAAACGCCTTTTCAAAATCGACTTTAAAGAGAACACCTTTTTGTTTGGATGATTTTAAAAAACCGATGCTTTCATTAACAACTAAAGCCCCATCAAGAATAAATCTATCTTTTAAAAAAGCACTTTGTTCCGGACCAATCAAAGACGGAATAGTCTTCCTA
The window above is part of the Rutidosis leptorrhynchoides isolate AG116_Rl617_1_P2 chromosome 1, CSIRO_AGI_Rlap_v1, whole genome shotgun sequence genome. Proteins encoded here:
- the LOC139842762 gene encoding GDSL esterase/lipase At5g03820-like, which translates into the protein MDHLNLNRCIFMSSYVFVSVIMINGYQLVPALCIFGDSVMDAGNNNYLPTFLRANFLPYGRDFVTHEPTGRFCNGKLAVDYTAEYLGFRTYPPPYLSAANGTLLLNGANFASAGSGFYHRTARLYQSITLTRQIAYYRDWQDQVVNIVGHKRTNAIFSRGIHILCAGNSDFLQHYYISPLLNRMYTPSQFSKILLNSYYAFVESLYSLGVRRIGVTTLPPVGCLPAAITLFGDKTRGCVSRFNNDAMMFNNKLNETSQRLVAQFPGLKLVIFDIYHPLLDIITNPSNNDFYESRRGCCGTGIFETSFLCNANSIGTCSNATGYVFWDGFHPSEAANRILAQTQLAQGLNLIFYNCYIYNMKWLICISVCIKLTMFFCKMFKI
- the LOC139842831 gene encoding GDSL esterase/lipase At3g53100-like, which produces MEYSTCRLLILSCIAVSINMIHSNPLVPALCIFGDSSMDVGNNNHFMTLLKANFLPYGRDFITHKPTGRFCNGKLAVDYAAEYLGFKTYPLPYLSATNETLLTGANFASAGTGFYDKTTLLFQAITLPRQVSYYEDWRNRVARKVGKERAYAMISGGIHILSAGSSDFLQNYYINPLLNTIYTPSQFSDILLTSYNTFVQKLYQLGVRKIGVTTLPPMGCLPGAITLFGFGTNKCMSRLNDDAMMFNKSLNETSQKLVARYRDLKIVVFDIYQPLLDIITKPSDHGFSESRRGCCGTGIVEISFLCNAISIGTCSNATSYVFWDGFHPSEATNQMLTRKLLMQGLSLIS